A single region of the Pseudalkalibacillus berkeleyi genome encodes:
- a CDS encoding glyceraldehyde-3-phosphate dehydrogenase translates to MKAKVAINGFGRIGRMVFRKAMKNQQIEVVAINASYPAETLAHMVKYDSIHGTYDLEVEAKENAMIVDGKEIKLLSNRDPKQLPWKEMNVDIVIEATGKFTSKETAGYHIEAGAKKVIITAPGKDEDLTIVMGVNDDAYNPEEHHVLSNASCTTNCLAPVVKVLDEQFGIENGVMTTVHAYTNDQKNIDNPHKDLRRARACGQSIIPTSTGAAKAIAKVMPQLDGKLHGMALRVPTPNVSLVDLVVDLKVDVSAERVNEALEAASEGSLQGILGYSKDPLVSIDFNGNENSSIIDSLSTMVIDSRKVKVLAWYDNEWGYSCRVVDLTEKVAMNLTSNNNISLGTA, encoded by the coding sequence ATGAAAGCTAAAGTAGCAATTAATGGATTTGGACGTATTGGAAGAATGGTTTTCCGTAAAGCGATGAAAAACCAACAAATTGAAGTTGTAGCGATAAATGCGAGTTACCCAGCGGAAACGCTTGCTCATATGGTAAAATACGATAGCATTCATGGTACTTATGACCTTGAAGTAGAAGCGAAAGAAAATGCGATGATCGTGGATGGGAAAGAAATTAAACTACTTAGCAACCGTGATCCTAAGCAATTACCATGGAAAGAGATGAATGTTGATATCGTCATCGAAGCTACTGGTAAGTTCACTTCAAAAGAGACTGCAGGTTATCACATTGAAGCTGGCGCTAAAAAAGTAATCATCACTGCTCCTGGTAAAGACGAAGACCTGACAATTGTCATGGGCGTAAATGATGACGCTTACAATCCAGAAGAACATCACGTATTATCGAACGCTTCATGTACGACAAACTGCCTAGCACCTGTCGTAAAAGTTCTAGATGAACAGTTCGGAATTGAAAACGGTGTCATGACGACGGTCCATGCGTACACAAACGATCAAAAGAATATCGACAATCCACATAAAGACCTAAGAAGAGCTCGTGCTTGTGGTCAATCTATTATCCCAACATCGACGGGTGCGGCGAAAGCAATTGCCAAAGTAATGCCACAGTTAGACGGTAAGTTGCATGGTATGGCACTACGAGTACCTACACCAAACGTATCTTTAGTCGATTTAGTCGTTGACTTGAAAGTAGATGTTTCTGCTGAGCGCGTGAACGAAGCTTTAGAAGCTGCTTCTGAAGGTTCCTTACAGGGCATTCTTGGATATAGTAAAGATCCACTCGTATCGATTGATTTCAATGGCAATGAAAACTCATCAATTATTGATTCTTTATCAACTATGGTAATCGATAGCCGTAAAGTGAAAGTGCTTGCTTGGTATGATAACGAATGGGGTTATTCTTGCCGAGTAGTAGATTTGACTGAAAAAGTTGCGATGAACCTTACAAGTAACAACAACATATCACTAGGAACTGCATAA
- the speD gene encoding adenosylmethionine decarboxylase, with protein MDTMGRHVISELWGCDSEKLNNMAYIEQLFVEAALKSGAEVREVAFHKFAPHGVSGVVIISESHLTIHSFPEHGYASIDVYTCGDLDPNVSANYIAEALGATSKENVELPRGMGPVKVEQKKVSAY; from the coding sequence ATGGATACAATGGGACGTCATGTGATTTCTGAATTATGGGGATGTGACTCTGAAAAGTTGAACAATATGGCATATATTGAACAACTATTTGTTGAAGCTGCTTTAAAATCGGGTGCTGAAGTCCGAGAGGTAGCATTTCACAAATTCGCACCACATGGTGTAAGCGGAGTTGTCATCATTTCTGAGTCACATTTGACTATACACAGTTTTCCAGAGCATGGTTATGCTAGTATTGATGTTTATACGTGTGGAGACCTAGATCCAAATGTTTCTGCAAACTATATTGCTGAAGCGCTTGGTGCTACATCGAAGGAAAATGTCGAGTTACCAAGAGGAATGGGTCCAGTAAAAGTGGAGCAAAAAAAAGTATCAGCTTATTAA
- the thrS gene encoding threonine--tRNA ligase → MSKVNITFPDGAVKEFDKGITTEEIAFSISPGLKKKAIAGKLDDTLLDLRQPIERDGAITIVMPDSDEGLEIIRHSTAHLMAQAIKRVFKDEKIQLGVGPVIENGFYYDIDMESRLTEEDFPKIEKEMKKIVDENLEIKREEVSREEAIRRYKEMGDELKVELVEAIPEDQDITLYHQGEFFDLCRGVHVPQTSKLKIFKLMNISGAYWRGDSDNQMLQRVYGTAFNKKAELEEHLHFLEEAKERDHRKLGKELEIFTISQKVGQGLPIWLPKGATIRRVIERYIVDTEVKLGYDHVYTPHLGSVELYKTSGHWDHYQEDMYPAIEMENEQLVLRPMNCPHHMMVYKNAMHSYRDLPVRIAELGTMHRHEMSGALAGLQRVRSMTLNDAHIFVRPDQLKDEFIRVVKLVQKVYKDFGINDYKFRLSYRDPADTEKYVDNDEMWEKAQALLKETMEDMDLNYVEAEGEAAFYGPKLDVQVKTALGKEETLSTVQLDFHLPERFDLTYKGSDGQDHRPVVIHRGVVSTMERFVAFLIEEYKGALPTWLAPVQAKVIPVSSVHMDYAYKVNEDLKASGIRVEVDSREEKIGYKIREAQMKKIPYMLVVGDQEIESNAVNVRKYGEQDSETVPFESFKEKLLGEVEHS, encoded by the coding sequence ATGTCTAAAGTGAATATTACGTTCCCAGATGGAGCGGTTAAAGAATTTGATAAAGGAATAACAACAGAAGAGATTGCCTTTTCGATCAGCCCTGGGTTGAAGAAGAAAGCGATCGCTGGAAAACTAGACGACACTTTATTGGACTTACGTCAACCGATCGAACGTGACGGGGCAATCACAATCGTCATGCCTGATTCTGATGAAGGGCTTGAAATTATTCGTCACAGTACGGCTCATCTAATGGCACAAGCAATTAAGCGTGTCTTTAAGGACGAGAAGATCCAACTTGGTGTCGGTCCAGTCATTGAAAATGGATTTTACTACGATATCGATATGGAATCTCGACTTACTGAAGAAGATTTCCCTAAAATCGAAAAGGAAATGAAGAAGATCGTAGATGAGAACCTAGAGATCAAACGTGAAGAAGTTAGTCGTGAAGAGGCGATTCGTCGATATAAAGAAATGGGCGATGAGCTGAAGGTTGAACTCGTTGAGGCTATACCAGAGGATCAAGATATTACACTCTATCATCAAGGGGAATTTTTTGACCTATGTCGAGGCGTCCATGTTCCACAAACGAGTAAGCTGAAAATCTTCAAATTGATGAATATTTCAGGCGCTTACTGGCGCGGAGATAGCGATAATCAAATGCTACAACGTGTATACGGCACAGCCTTCAACAAAAAGGCGGAATTAGAAGAGCATCTTCATTTCTTAGAAGAAGCTAAGGAACGTGACCACCGTAAGCTAGGGAAAGAATTAGAGATCTTTACGATTTCACAAAAGGTAGGTCAAGGTTTGCCGATTTGGCTGCCTAAGGGCGCAACGATTCGTCGTGTAATCGAGCGATATATCGTCGATACGGAAGTGAAGCTTGGTTACGATCACGTGTATACACCGCATCTCGGTAGTGTCGAGCTTTATAAAACTTCTGGGCACTGGGATCATTATCAAGAGGACATGTATCCAGCCATTGAAATGGAAAATGAACAACTTGTGCTACGTCCGATGAACTGCCCTCATCATATGATGGTTTATAAAAATGCGATGCACAGTTATCGTGACCTTCCAGTCCGTATAGCTGAACTTGGTACGATGCACCGTCATGAAATGTCAGGCGCGTTAGCTGGATTGCAACGGGTACGTTCTATGACTTTAAATGATGCGCATATTTTTGTTCGACCAGACCAGTTGAAAGATGAGTTTATCCGTGTCGTTAAATTGGTTCAGAAAGTGTATAAAGACTTTGGAATTAACGATTATAAATTCCGCCTATCTTATCGTGATCCAGCTGATACAGAGAAGTATGTAGATAACGATGAAATGTGGGAAAAAGCACAAGCACTTCTTAAGGAAACAATGGAAGATATGGATTTGAATTACGTTGAGGCTGAAGGTGAAGCAGCATTCTACGGTCCGAAGCTTGATGTTCAAGTGAAAACTGCACTAGGTAAGGAAGAAACACTTTCCACAGTGCAGCTTGACTTCCATTTACCAGAACGTTTCGATTTGACTTATAAAGGTAGCGATGGTCAAGATCACCGTCCAGTCGTTATTCACCGTGGTGTAGTATCAACGATGGAAAGATTTGTAGCATTCTTAATTGAAGAATATAAAGGCGCACTACCTACTTGGTTAGCACCTGTTCAAGCGAAGGTGATTCCAGTCTCTTCTGTTCATATGGATTATGCATATAAGGTGAATGAAGATTTGAAAGCAAGTGGTATTCGCGTTGAAGTTGATTCTCGTGAAGAAAAAATCGGTTATAAAATCCGAGAAGCACAAATGAAGAAGATTCCTTACATGCTAGTCGTTGGTGATCAAGAAATTGAATCCAATGCGGTTAATGTCCGAAAGTATGGTGAACAGGATTCAGAAACAGTTCCTTTCGAAAGCTTTAAAGAGAAGCTACTTGGAGAAGTTGAACATAGCTAA
- the dnaI gene encoding primosomal protein DnaI: protein MKSISQSMQGFSDRTKVQKQLMAVKSKVLSHPDWKAFYQAHPYITEEMIERSLPRLLEYVEGTKDCKGCQDVAHCHNMIKGYEPELFINGGIIDITYNRCRSKEENDELEKLQSLIKSYFIPRDILSATFDQFDKKDTERYQATLKAAKFVESVSDPDIEAKGLYIHGSFGVGKTFLMGAIANALAKKKIQTMLVYTPDFFREMKTSIGDQTVDEKLDVIKKAPVLVLDDIGAESMSSWVRDEILGSILQYRMMEKLPTCYTSNYDYDELEEHLAYSQKAGIEQLKAKRIMERIKHFTTPVNLNGANRRVN, encoded by the coding sequence TTGAAATCGATATCTCAATCAATGCAAGGATTCAGCGATCGCACAAAAGTACAAAAGCAACTGATGGCTGTAAAAAGTAAAGTATTATCGCACCCCGATTGGAAAGCATTCTATCAAGCTCATCCTTATATTACTGAAGAGATGATTGAACGGAGTCTGCCTAGACTACTTGAATACGTAGAAGGCACTAAAGATTGCAAAGGCTGTCAGGATGTCGCGCATTGTCACAACATGATCAAAGGGTATGAGCCAGAGCTTTTTATTAATGGAGGAATTATTGATATTACTTACAATCGTTGCCGAAGTAAAGAGGAGAATGATGAACTAGAGAAATTACAATCCTTAATTAAAAGCTATTTTATCCCGCGAGATATTCTCTCTGCAACTTTTGATCAATTTGATAAAAAGGACACAGAGCGGTATCAAGCAACCTTAAAAGCTGCCAAATTCGTGGAATCTGTATCCGACCCTGATATAGAAGCGAAAGGATTATATATTCATGGTAGCTTTGGAGTAGGAAAGACTTTTTTGATGGGCGCAATAGCTAATGCACTTGCGAAGAAAAAAATCCAAACGATGCTCGTATACACACCTGACTTTTTCAGAGAAATGAAAACGTCAATCGGAGATCAAACGGTCGATGAAAAGTTAGATGTCATTAAGAAAGCACCTGTATTAGTACTCGACGATATTGGAGCAGAGTCGATGTCTAGCTGGGTACGAGATGAAATTTTAGGCTCCATTCTTCAGTACCGGATGATGGAAAAACTCCCTACATGCTATACGTCCAATTATGATTACGATGAGCTAGAGGAACACTTAGCCTATTCACAAAAGGCTGGTATTGAACAATTAAAAGCGAAGCGGATCATGGAACGAATTAAACATTTCACTACCCCTGTTAATTTGAATGGGGCTAATCGAAGAGTGAATTAA
- the nrdR gene encoding transcriptional regulator NrdR, with protein MRCPNCQNNGTRVLDSRPVNSGRSIRRRRECEACNYRFTTFETVEEIPLVVVKKEGTREEFNRDKILRGLIKACEKRPVPFEQLEEVVNTVEKDLRNDGVSEIQSKDIGERVMDQLASIDEVAYVRFASVYRQFKDINVFIDELKELLKKENE; from the coding sequence ATGAGGTGTCCAAATTGTCAAAATAACGGAACAAGGGTATTAGACTCTCGCCCTGTAAATAGTGGACGTTCAATTCGTCGTCGACGTGAATGTGAAGCTTGTAATTACAGGTTTACTACATTTGAAACGGTCGAAGAAATTCCACTTGTCGTCGTCAAAAAAGAAGGCACGAGGGAAGAGTTTAACAGGGATAAAATTTTGCGTGGTTTGATTAAAGCATGTGAAAAGCGTCCGGTTCCTTTTGAACAGCTAGAAGAAGTGGTCAATACCGTTGAAAAGGATTTGCGAAATGATGGTGTTTCAGAAATCCAAAGTAAGGATATTGGTGAACGCGTCATGGATCAATTAGCTAGTATTGATGAAGTCGCATATGTCCGCTTTGCCTCAGTGTACCGACAATTTAAGGATATTAACGTTTTTATCGATGAACTTAAGGAACTTTTAAAGAAAGAGAACGAGTAG
- the thrS gene encoding threonine--tRNA ligase translates to MGCNREALRVAKIEILFPDGSKHTYESGVTTEEIAGSISPGLKKKGIAGKLNGQLIDYRRPIHESGELTIIMPDSKDGLDILRHSTAHLMAQATQRVFQDENIQFGVGPIIENGFYYDIDMEYRLTEEDLPKIEKEMKKIVGENLAITREEVTRDEAIRRYKEKGDALKVELIEAIPEGQPITFYHQGEFFDLCRGVHVPQTSKLKVFKLMNISGAYWRGDSNNQMLQRIYGTAFDQKSELDEHIHFIEEAKARDHRKLGKELELFMFSEEAPGMPFYLPNGQFIRNELESFSRSLQMKNQYDEVRTPLMMNQRLWEKSGHWDHYKDNMYFSEVDNTKFALKPMNCPGHMLIYKDTLKSYRDLPIRMAEFGQVHRHEYSGALNGMIRVRTFCQDDAHIFVTPEQIEGEIKSVFALIDQIYSTFGFEYSVELSTRPEDSMGSDVLWDQAEGALKNVLLDLGIDYSLNEGDGAFYGPKIDFHIRDALRRSHQCATIQLDFQMPDKFDLTYVDENNDKVRPVVIHRAVFGSIDRFLGILVEHFAGAFPTWIAPVQVKVLPVSKVHEAYAKDLYKKLLDQQIRVELDNREEKLGYKMRHAQMSKIPYTIVVGDNEVENQTVNVRKYKETHSQIHNFDDFLSLILQDIETKKIEKHRSVNHV, encoded by the coding sequence ATGGGTTGTAATAGGGAGGCGCTACGCGTGGCGAAGATAGAAATTCTATTTCCAGATGGTTCAAAACATACATATGAGAGTGGCGTTACAACCGAAGAAATCGCAGGTTCTATCAGTCCTGGACTGAAAAAGAAAGGGATAGCAGGGAAGTTAAACGGTCAATTGATTGATTATCGCCGCCCCATTCATGAAAGTGGTGAGTTAACCATTATCATGCCTGATTCGAAAGACGGTTTAGATATCCTCCGTCATAGTACAGCGCATTTAATGGCACAGGCTACTCAAAGAGTATTTCAAGATGAGAATATTCAATTTGGAGTTGGACCTATTATTGAAAATGGATTTTATTATGATATCGATATGGAATACCGTCTTACAGAAGAGGATCTGCCTAAGATTGAGAAAGAAATGAAGAAGATCGTAGGTGAAAATCTTGCGATCACTCGAGAAGAAGTGACACGAGATGAAGCGATCCGTAGGTATAAAGAAAAGGGCGATGCCTTAAAGGTAGAGCTCATTGAGGCGATCCCTGAAGGACAACCCATCACCTTCTATCATCAAGGTGAATTCTTTGATCTATGCCGAGGTGTCCATGTACCACAAACGAGTAAGCTGAAAGTGTTTAAATTGATGAACATTTCAGGTGCGTATTGGCGCGGTGATAGCAACAACCAAATGCTACAACGCATTTATGGAACGGCGTTCGATCAAAAATCTGAACTAGATGAACACATTCATTTTATAGAAGAAGCCAAGGCAAGGGATCACAGGAAGTTAGGGAAAGAACTCGAGTTGTTCATGTTCTCTGAAGAAGCACCTGGCATGCCATTTTATCTACCAAATGGTCAATTCATTCGAAATGAACTGGAATCTTTTTCGAGATCATTACAGATGAAAAATCAATACGATGAAGTTAGAACGCCGCTGATGATGAATCAACGACTATGGGAAAAGTCAGGTCACTGGGACCATTACAAAGACAATATGTATTTTTCAGAGGTGGACAATACGAAGTTTGCGTTAAAACCGATGAACTGCCCAGGACACATGTTGATATACAAAGATACACTCAAGTCATATAGAGACCTTCCAATCAGAATGGCAGAGTTCGGGCAAGTTCACCGTCATGAATACAGTGGGGCATTGAATGGGATGATCCGAGTTAGAACGTTTTGCCAGGACGATGCTCATATCTTCGTGACTCCAGAACAGATTGAAGGAGAGATTAAGTCGGTATTTGCACTGATTGATCAGATCTATTCAACGTTTGGTTTCGAGTATAGTGTAGAGTTATCCACTCGACCAGAGGATTCTATGGGGAGTGACGTATTATGGGACCAAGCGGAAGGGGCTCTGAAAAATGTATTGCTCGACTTGGGCATTGATTATTCATTAAACGAAGGGGACGGCGCATTCTACGGCCCTAAAATCGACTTTCATATCCGTGATGCTTTAAGAAGAAGCCACCAATGTGCAACGATACAGCTAGACTTCCAAATGCCAGATAAATTTGATCTTACTTACGTCGATGAAAACAACGATAAAGTCAGACCCGTAGTTATTCATCGAGCAGTATTTGGTTCAATTGATCGATTCTTAGGCATTCTAGTTGAACATTTTGCAGGCGCCTTCCCAACCTGGATTGCACCTGTACAAGTAAAGGTGTTGCCCGTTTCCAAGGTACATGAAGCCTATGCAAAAGATTTATATAAAAAGCTGCTGGATCAACAGATTCGAGTTGAACTGGATAATCGGGAAGAGAAACTCGGATATAAAATGCGACATGCTCAAATGAGCAAAATTCCATATACGATTGTCGTAGGTGACAATGAGGTTGAAAATCAAACCGTCAATGTGAGAAAGTACAAAGAGACTCATTCTCAAATTCATAATTTCGATGACTTCCTAAGCCTGATTTTACAGGATATAGAAACAAAAAAGATTGAAAAACATAGGAGTGTGAACCATGTCTAA
- a CDS encoding replication initiation and membrane attachment family protein: MVNYWKEILPVDRYQVQSSGHIHFEELKVVTLLYQPLIGAKAYSLYMTLFSERFTGESTHHSLMNHTQMNLQHIFEERKKLEAIGLLKSFQKSTDDERKFTYELQPVLKPEQFFQDDVLSVYLYGRLGKERYLEIKKRICLEQVGHDEDYKEVTANFNDVFSSLHQSEMRAGLNSEFHQSDKNHQHKSENQEQSIPKFSNEDFDFETLVRDLSSFIIPAEVLTESIKDSIYRLAFIYRISPLEMSSIVQQAYFRDDELTPTSLRQEVQRWYKIEKPGQLPRLSERKQQDTTQTHEKQPELSREEMMVKTFETISPRALLERYSEGGRAASADLKVIDSIMFDQKLPIGVINVLIDYVLNTNDMKLIQSHVEKIASQWKRKKITSVREAMALAKAEHQNYQAYKQKKSNPNNRSYQRNNVRKDKLPKWMASQQEDQSTKKEENTTKEEKKSVSESEEKWLEEYLKGL, translated from the coding sequence ATGGTTAATTATTGGAAAGAAATACTGCCTGTTGATCGTTATCAAGTTCAGAGCAGTGGTCACATACATTTCGAAGAGTTGAAAGTTGTCACGCTTTTGTATCAACCATTAATTGGTGCAAAAGCGTATAGCTTATATATGACGTTATTTAGTGAACGATTTACTGGTGAATCAACTCACCACAGTTTAATGAACCATACCCAAATGAATTTGCAGCATATATTTGAAGAGCGTAAAAAGCTTGAAGCAATTGGATTGTTAAAATCGTTTCAAAAAAGCACAGATGATGAACGGAAATTCACATATGAATTGCAGCCTGTTTTGAAGCCTGAACAATTTTTTCAAGATGATGTGCTTAGTGTTTATTTATATGGTCGTTTAGGAAAAGAACGATATTTAGAAATAAAGAAACGTATTTGCTTAGAACAAGTAGGTCATGATGAAGATTATAAAGAAGTAACTGCAAACTTTAATGATGTGTTTAGTTCCTTGCATCAATCAGAAATGAGAGCCGGCTTGAATTCTGAATTTCACCAGTCTGATAAGAATCACCAGCACAAAAGTGAGAATCAAGAACAGAGTATTCCGAAGTTTTCTAATGAGGATTTTGACTTTGAAACTCTCGTCAGAGATTTGAGTAGTTTCATTATCCCGGCAGAAGTTTTGACGGAAAGTATTAAGGATTCAATTTATCGTCTTGCGTTCATATATAGAATCTCACCTTTAGAAATGAGTAGTATTGTACAACAAGCATACTTTAGAGATGATGAATTGACGCCTACTTCGCTAAGGCAAGAGGTCCAACGATGGTATAAAATTGAAAAGCCCGGACAATTACCTAGGTTGAGTGAAAGGAAACAACAAGATACAACACAGACACATGAAAAACAACCTGAACTATCTCGCGAAGAGATGATGGTGAAGACGTTTGAAACGATTTCACCGAGAGCGTTATTAGAAAGATATAGTGAAGGTGGAAGAGCAGCGAGCGCTGACTTGAAAGTTATTGATTCAATCATGTTTGATCAAAAGCTCCCGATCGGCGTGATCAATGTCTTGATTGATTATGTACTTAACACGAATGATATGAAATTAATTCAGAGTCACGTTGAAAAGATCGCAAGCCAGTGGAAGCGCAAGAAAATTACGAGTGTACGTGAAGCTATGGCGCTTGCTAAGGCAGAACATCAAAATTACCAAGCTTATAAACAAAAGAAATCGAATCCAAATAATCGATCCTATCAGAGAAACAACGTTCGTAAGGACAAGCTTCCGAAATGGATGGCCTCTCAACAAGAGGATCAATCAACAAAAAAAGAAGAGAACACAACCAAGGAAGAGAAAAAGTCAGTATCAGAATCTGAAGAAAAATGGTTAGAAGAATACTTGAAAGGATTATAG
- the ytaF gene encoding sporulation membrane protein YtaF, translating to MTGWVALLTLTVAVSMDSFGVGVTYGVRGMKITFFSILLIAICSAMMLLAAMNLGTIISTFLSPSIAEKIGGILLIGLGIYVLWQFFKKRDDRPDKGSDSPYIWNMEIRSLGIVIQILRTPHAADIDRSGTIVGLEALLLGLALSLDSFAAGLGASLLGFPHLQTALFVSTMSAFFLVSGMKLGKLLSNLPTMRFFSFLPGIMLIVLGFFKL from the coding sequence GTGACAGGATGGGTAGCCCTTTTGACGCTTACGGTCGCTGTAAGTATGGACAGTTTCGGCGTCGGCGTAACTTATGGCGTACGAGGCATGAAAATTACCTTCTTCTCAATTTTGTTAATCGCAATCTGTTCAGCGATGATGCTCCTAGCGGCTATGAATTTAGGCACAATCATCAGCACTTTCTTATCACCAAGCATTGCTGAAAAAATTGGTGGCATTTTACTGATTGGATTAGGCATTTATGTTTTATGGCAATTTTTCAAAAAAAGGGACGACCGACCTGATAAAGGATCAGACTCTCCTTATATTTGGAATATGGAAATCCGTTCGCTCGGTATCGTTATTCAAATCTTGCGAACCCCACACGCTGCAGATATCGACCGATCAGGAACGATTGTGGGATTAGAGGCGCTGTTACTAGGATTAGCGCTCTCTTTAGATTCATTTGCAGCAGGTCTTGGTGCTTCATTACTTGGATTCCCGCACTTACAAACAGCATTGTTTGTATCTACAATGAGCGCGTTTTTCCTCGTATCTGGAATGAAATTAGGAAAGCTACTATCTAATTTGCCGACGATGCGTTTTTTCAGTTTCTTACCAGGAATTATGTTAATTGTGTTAGGGTTCTTTAAATTGTGA
- the coaE gene encoding dephospho-CoA kinase (Dephospho-CoA kinase (CoaE) performs the final step in coenzyme A biosynthesis.) — protein sequence MIIGLTGGIASGKSTISKMIVELKIPVVDADLIARQVVMPGEMAYNKIVEAFGEDVIADDHSLDRKKLGTIIFNDEDKRKTLNSIVHPAVRKEMLRQKDDYLKEHDSVVLDIPLLYESKLTHMVDQTLLVYVSADVQLKRLMERDQSSKDEALSRIQSQIPLSDKKQWADKVIDNNGTIEESKKQLIHSLSEWGIL from the coding sequence TTGATAATAGGATTGACCGGTGGCATAGCAAGCGGAAAGAGTACGATTTCTAAAATGATTGTAGAACTCAAAATTCCGGTTGTTGATGCTGATTTGATCGCCCGGCAGGTTGTTATGCCGGGTGAAATGGCTTATAACAAAATTGTTGAAGCCTTTGGAGAGGACGTAATAGCTGACGATCATTCACTTGATCGAAAAAAGCTGGGTACTATTATTTTTAATGATGAAGATAAAAGGAAGACATTGAATAGTATTGTCCATCCTGCCGTTCGAAAGGAAATGTTGCGACAAAAGGATGACTATTTAAAAGAACACGATTCAGTCGTATTAGACATTCCGTTACTATATGAAAGTAAATTAACACACATGGTTGATCAAACTTTACTCGTATATGTGAGTGCTGACGTACAATTGAAGCGGTTGATGGAACGTGATCAATCATCAAAAGATGAAGCTCTGTCTCGTATCCAATCTCAAATCCCTTTAAGTGATAAAAAGCAATGGGCTGACAAAGTGATTGATAATAATGGGACCATTGAAGAAAGCAAAAAGCAATTGATACATAGCCTTTCAGAATGGGGTATTTTGTGA
- the ytxC gene encoding sporulation protein YtxC, giving the protein MVTIYFLDENEGHYLYKRVSKLLSNHHTSNRSTPVKVTYSEDHALQIDLDPFNSVTDMIKPTLLNFFAKHIIRTRETGWILRILEHQYYFKDKDEQQQILTIVQALLEGSHDDLPQISGLPMREEVITNAFESFFDCDMMFSYESFLQFRLKPYRELLEEYIECAIDEFKLEQEYQEFIHQLRQFVKTRVSLFSTVHLRHLDEQYKVCNEHEYELNEKDIASILKDNRNTFDEFIASDLLKLLIVIAPTKICLYTDEEDASMNQTIQNIFQERVRILPCRSYQVRKQNL; this is encoded by the coding sequence TTGGTTACGATCTATTTCTTAGATGAAAACGAAGGCCATTATTTGTATAAGCGCGTTTCTAAGCTACTAAGCAATCATCACACATCCAACCGGTCTACTCCCGTGAAGGTAACTTATTCGGAAGATCATGCGTTGCAGATAGATCTTGATCCCTTTAATTCAGTTACTGACATGATCAAGCCGACGCTTTTGAATTTTTTTGCGAAACATATTATTCGCACAAGAGAAACGGGTTGGATTTTGAGGATTTTGGAACATCAATATTACTTCAAAGACAAAGATGAGCAGCAGCAAATATTAACCATCGTACAAGCTTTACTAGAAGGCAGCCATGATGATTTGCCCCAAATTAGTGGACTCCCAATGAGGGAGGAAGTCATTACAAACGCATTTGAAAGTTTTTTTGATTGTGACATGATGTTTTCATATGAGTCCTTTTTGCAATTTAGATTAAAGCCTTATAGAGAGTTGTTAGAAGAATACATTGAGTGTGCAATTGATGAATTTAAATTAGAACAAGAGTACCAAGAATTCATTCACCAATTAAGACAATTCGTGAAAACACGTGTTTCTCTTTTCTCAACTGTTCACCTTAGACATCTAGACGAACAGTATAAGGTGTGTAATGAACATGAGTATGAATTGAATGAAAAGGATATTGCTAGTATTTTGAAAGATAATCGGAATACATTTGATGAGTTCATAGCTTCAGACCTATTAAAATTGTTGATTGTTATAGCCCCGACAAAAATTTGCTTGTACACGGATGAAGAAGATGCGTCTATGAATCAGACAATCCAAAACATTTTTCAGGAGCGGGTTCGAATTTTACCATGTCGATCTTATCAAGTCCGCAAACAAAATTTGTAA